The Vigna radiata var. radiata cultivar VC1973A chromosome 6, Vradiata_ver6, whole genome shotgun sequence DNA segment TGGAGAAAATCTATATTTTTGAAGATCTTTCTGATGTGAAAAGGTGCTGATGTTGTTACAAGCTTTTCTGGAACAGGTGTTTATTTGATCTCATCCCTTATCCAAATAATATACATCTTTTACACCAATCATGTCCATTTCGCTATTCATTGAAAAAACCAGTTTCCTCATGTAAAGTCTCTCAAGGGAAGATTATCATATTAAGGTTGATTTGTTTGTTCCATCCACAAATAATGTACCTCGGATTAAGGTGGTCAAAATCTGTTTTCTTAAGCATTTATTCGGCTAAAAGGGCCAAGTGTACTAAACGACACTGACATTACATAAATTCTTTCTTTATCAATACCAACTACATAAGAAGATTCTTTTCAAATTATGCAGACATCACTTGTGTCATTATGACAGATAGGAGTAATTGTGAGTTGACCCTTGGCTACCGAAATTAGTCTACACAAATCTGTGACAAAATCTTCACTTCTTATCCTTCATCTACTTTTTTGGTCTGTAGTCTTTCATAACTGATAACTTTTTCAAGACTTTATCATATTGACTCTGAAGAGTGCATCACCATCTCTGTGCGTGGATCTTGCAGTGACAAAAAAGTTAAGGGCCACGTTAGTAATTCTGGTTGTATGGtgatctattttattttttttctgctttACATTTAAGAATCCTTGGCTTGGTGCTTGAGTTGGTACAGCCACTCTTTTGGACTTCAAAATGTTTGAtcaaaagttaaagaaaaattcCATGGTATTAACTATAAATGTGTAATAAATGTAATCAAACTTATTACAATATCTTAAACCagttttcataaaaatttagaataaatttcaaattattattaacttaattatgacgtaattaataataattttacttaacTTTAATAGAATCATTCTTAATATTAATCTTTGTTTAATTCACTCAATTGGAGTTTCATACGGATAAAATCCTATGATCTTATGCTAACCGTCTGGTTAACTATACATTTGTCGAATTTGTGGCTGGAACTCCACCAAATCGCCGTTGAATATCACATCAATTGGTGCACACTAGTTGATCGCAATTGGTCCATGCTAATGAAAATTCGTCAAGTTTTTCTGCAGTATTGGTCAACACTGAGAAAATTTAAAGCCATTTGACTAATTCACAAAACACTGGTCAATCTTCAATTAACATGCACCAATCTTGCGATTATTGAGTAGCCGTAAaacaaagtgaaaaagaaatagCCATTAGAAATGTATGACGTATGGCTGACAATAGAATCGTGTCATCGTATATTATGATTTATGACATGGCCAATAATTATGGTATTGAAAGTTAGAACAAACGGAAAAGAACAAACTGAAGACAGTTTAGTtgaaattaactaaaatttgagaactggataacaaaaaaaaagggtttttaagagtgaaaagaaacaaaagaaatgcaGAGCATTATTAATTCTGATGTGAAACAGATAAAGTTACATTTATGCATGTCGGTGTGATTGCTCGTAAAAGTAGTTGAATTGAATCCAAAAACGTGGAGTTGGTgcttaattaaatgtataattagGTATCAACCATCGTTTCTGCGGATAATTTAATACAATCGATCAATTTTGTTGATCAGGAGTTGCAACAAATATATAGATCTTCGCATTGATAATATATTGTTCGTTTTAAATTAAaccatcaattaaaatattttatataaatataaacttatatctatatatctcttatttttgttggaaCTTTGTATCTAacaaaaaagtcatttttaattatttatctttaaattaaatgtatttttagtaCGTAGATTTAgatgcaaaattgaaatttattttaatatatacatataaattaattatttaatgacgtaaaattaaaattttcagcTTGAATATGGCTTGACCACAATGGTATTGAGAATGGGAAAGCGTGTGGGGTCAATGCAATGCCATGTCGGAACAAACACGATTCAACCACCTTTGCGACAACGCACGCACACactttcttttacctttttcgTATTTTCTTTCTGAGACGCACAGAACACAAGAGAAATCGCCGACCAAACTTCATGTCGATCAAAGTTAATCACTTCTATTGATGCTATTGATGGAGAAGATGTTTGATTGATGTAAGAATTATATGTCTAGGGTTTTCTTTAGCTACAAACTTTCCACTAAAGGATTCCTTGTTTTaagactaaaaaatataaacaaatttaattttattctttaatcgAGAATTTCAAGttgtgttaaaatttaaatggtatttagtttcatttcagtaagaaaatgagtttagaaaaatgaagaaataaaataagctTAAGAGGAGATTAGTAGAAATTACAGGAATTTAACTAAGTTTATTGACTCCGAGTAAACGAAAATATTGGGAGATAAAATTTAAACGTGATTGAATACGTTAGTTTAGTGGCTTAAAAGTAATTTCAGGAGTAAAAAAAAGGAGACTTTTTCGTTGTTTAAGTAAGcgttttctataaaatatagCACTCAACAACCTTGTATTTGGTCTTGCCTCCATTATTGAATAAACAAAAGCCCACATGCATGACAAGCCCCGGTTACTTTTAGTTGCAGAAGTGCTTCGTCTTTGGATTGTTCTCTGTTGTTTTGGCTTCAAAGTGCAGATCATGCTTTCCTTTTCAGTTAAGGTGAGAGTCTCTGAAAGTATTTGCTGATCTTCTTTTGTATGATGATGCCTGTGCTTGTTAAGTTGAAGTTGAAGGAGAAGCAGCATCTTGTTTTATTGACCAGTGAAGaaaaaagttacttttttgGCAGTTATTgagtttgtgagaattggttGCTGATTAACTTTCAATATGGTATGTTTAATTGGGAGCAATTACTTCGAAGTTTGAGCTCTTTGTTTTTTATAGTAATGATTTTTCGCTTTTTTTTTGTCCTGCTTTTCTGTTTTCTTAGGGAAAAGTTTAGTGGAACACTTCGGATTTTGTTGAGTAAACAGGGTGATTTTTCAGAATTTCTGTGTGTTTGAGCTTGGAGTCTATTTGTATTTGATTCCTTAAACGTTTTTTGGTTTAAACTAGGAAGTCACTATTCACCTTTCTGTGTAATTGAGTTGAAGTTTTGAGCATGTTTCAAGTTTGAGTTCAGGAAAATACAAATGGATCTTCTGAGTATTCCTTTAAGGAATTGAAAATCATGAATGGGGCATATGGGATGCCTTTCTGAACAATCCTATCTTTTCACTTTTATAATGAAGAAGGAATAATGGGACAAAGAATGAAAAAAGCTCCTCCTTTTAAGTAGCAGCAGGTGTTCCAAGATTCATCATTTAATTAGGTTTATCAAGCTAATCTCCATTTCTGGATTGcatcaaatttatgaaaagattcgtataaaatgataaaatcgCAGTTTTGTACATATCTTAAGAGCTATCGTATACATGAGGATtgtgaaaatatgaaaatccaACTCTGCTTTTACTGGTTTCTAGACTTTATTTGAGCAATATATTCCAAAGACCTTGATTTCTGACCTTAAAAGAATACTAATTTTAGGCAATAGCCTCAACTCTACCTGCTTGTTGTTCTTTCAGGACTGAGACTGCGTTCTTGTATTATATAGTTATTGCTCTCGTTATTTTGTTATCTAACTTTGTTGCTTTAATTTTTGTGTCACCATTTCTGCAGAATATCACAGATTTTGAGTACAGTGGTCAAATTCAGCTGGAATTTGAGTAAAATGTGGACAACGATCACAGCTTAAATAGCACCAACAATTCTTGTTCCAAAAAAGGAGAGAACACTTAAGTTTGGATTGTTTATATTAGAAAAACACATTGGTGTTGGTGTTTTCTACGTATATTCAAAGAACCGGTTAATTTTCAAATGCAAATGTCTCAGAAACATAATATGTCCTACGAGGCTGTCCAAAATCTTGGGTCATGCTGCTTCCTACAAAGTGAGAACCTAGACTACTATTCATCCTCTGATAACAGTAGTCATGCAACCTACCCTTCTGTTCGTACTTTAGAACAATATTGCACCCTGGAATCTTCTACAAAGAACAGTTTTCCTTCCCTAAATTCCCCAACTACTGTCAGCTTCTCACCTAACCATAGCCCACTCTCAAAGCTACAACCAAAATCATATGTGTTGAGTTCACATAGTTCTCTTGAAATTACTAATGACTCAATAGAAAATGAATCATGTTTGACGCATAATGACAATGAGCTGAGGCACAAGATAAGAGAGCTTGAAAGTGCTATGTTGGGACATGATGCAGATATTCTGGATATGTATGATACTGTAATTCCGGAGGAATCTGATTCATTTTTGCTAGAGGCAGAAAGGTGGAAGAAAATGATGGAAATGATATCTAGAGGGGATTTGAGAGAGATGCTTTGTGCATGTGCAATAGCAGTGGCAGGAAATGATATGGAGACAACTGAATGGTTGATGTCAGAGTTACGCAAAATGGTCTCAGTTTCTGGCAACCCAATCCAACGATTGGGGGCATACATGTTGGAGGCTCTTGTTGCAAGACTGGCCTCTTCAGGAAGCACAATCTACAAAGCTTTGAAATGTAAAGAGCCTACTGGTAGGGAACTCCTTTCACACATGCACCTACTCTATGAAATCTGCCCATATCTCAAATTTGGGTACATGTCTGCAAATGGAGCTATTGCTGAAGTCATGAAGGGGGAAACTGAAGTCCACATAATTGATTTTCAGATCAACCAGGGAATACAATGGGTGAGCCTAATCCAAGCTCTTGCTGGCAGACATGGAGGACCCCCCAGGATCAGAATAACAGGTTTTGATGACTCCACTTCAGCTTATGCCAGGGAAGGAGGTCTTGAAATTGTGGGAGAAAGGTTGTCAGCACTTGCACAATCATATAATGTACCCTTTGAGTTCCATGCCTTAGAAGTTGCTCCCACTGAGGTTGAAATTAAAGACCTTGAACTTCGACCTGGTGAAGCTATTGGTGTGAATTTTGCCATGATGCTGCACCATCTTCCAGATGAAAGTGTGGATGGTAAGAACCATCGTGGCCGGTTGTTGAGACTTGCAAAGTGTTTGTCTCCAAAGATCGTGACACTAGTTGAGCAAGAATCACATACCAGCAACCTCCCATTCTTCCCCCGTTTTGTTGAGACAATGAACTATTACTTGGCTATTTTCGAATCAATAGATGTTGCTCTTCCAAGGGAGAACAAAGAAAGGATTAACGTGGAACAGCACTGTTTGGCTCGAGAAGTTGTCAACTTAGTAGCATGTGAAGGGGCAGAAAGAGTGGAACGTCACGAGCTTCTCAAGAACTGGAGATCACGTTTCACCATGGCTGGATTCTCACCATATCCATTGAACTCCTTTATTACCAGTTCGATTAAAAATCTTCAGCAAAGCTACCAAGGACATTACACTCTAGAAGAGAGAGATGGAGCACTATGTCTTGGTTGGATGAATCAAGCTCTTATTACTTCTTGTGCTTGGAGGTGATGATCCAAAGCAACTGGTTCATATTTGTTATTGCAgacttttgttagtttatgtatCATCCTAATCCTAGCAGAATTACTCATTTCAAAGTCAAATTACTCTGTAGTTTGTTAGAACACACTATATTTATGTCAATAATTCCAGTACCAGCAAATACGATACATAAAATTTAGATCCCCCTTACAATAATTCCAGTACTAACGTGTATTATGTATTTTTCTATGATACCCCTtacaaagataaaaagaataatgataatttaCACCTACAAAACTTGTTAGCtgaaaattattacaaaacaagGAAGAATAGAACTGGGATTTTTTACTACAAATTTTTCTAAGCTAAACTGCATTTCTCCTAACCCAGTTGAGCCAGGTCCTTCATATTCACCATCAACTTCATTTTCTGGAATTCCAGCAATTATCCTGCAAATTATTGCAGCTTTTTTCACGCTATGTACCCTGGCAGTGGCAGTTGCTCCGTTACTCAACTCTTTGTCACTCGTATTCAAGTGGGCGTATTGTGtcttgaaattaaattgaattatttggCATAGATAACAAGATGGATCTTTACAAAGATCATGAACTCTCTTAGTAGATTTCCCATGGAAACATCTCACTGTAGTACCATAGAACCGCAACAGCTCATTCCCATCAACTGTGCTCCTTGGATGCCTTGGATATTGCTCAGAGGCCACCTTCTTCAcattttctctatatttttcaAACCTTTCAAGGACTTCTTCTGAGTAGCTCACCCTGAGGACTGTTCTAACCTTTTTCAGTGGCTTTGATGTGTTGAGCCAAGCTTTTTGAAAGATCATTTCCACAATTTTTCTTGATGGGTCTCCAACACCCAGTTCTgcaaaaattttataatgatatgAACGAGTTCGCAGCCTAGCATACACATAGTGAAAAAAAGGATAAAGAAAGTTTCAAGTATACCTCAACTGCTCCAATTAGTTTTCCTCTTAAAAAGTTACAAGCCTATTACATTACAATGACTTCTGAAAAATCATAACACTTTTATATTTCAAGCTTCTTTATAATGAAAACACTTTGAGTTTTGAAGACATGAAAGCATGTTGTGTTGATGCAAATAGCAGCAGAATGCAGCTTAGTATCTTACCATGAAGCCTTCCCAGTGTATTGCTTGGTCTTGAAACTACTTGGCTAGTTGGGGTTAGCATTAGAGATCTATTATAGCCATTCGTTTTCTCCCATTCTGAAACACAGCCACTTCCCTTGCTGCATTTCGTTTGCTGCTTGATTACATCGTTGATCTTGTTTCCACATTTGACATTATCCTTCAAGGAGATCCATAAGGCCTGCATCTCGTTCTTTGCTCCTCTTCTTCTTTGTGCTGACTGGAATATATGAAAACACAGAAAAAATGGCTTCTAGTGAACAAGTTCGTTGTCTCAGTAACATGCACAAAGTGAAGggcaaagaaaacaaagaatatAACTTTTGTTCACTAAATTCAtttccaattttaaaatttagcaatatatatacataatcttGTCATTATAagtataattgattttaaaattagttggcaaacttaatacattttttgttttaaattttaaaaattaatatagtgTTTTTATCtaacaacattaattttttagagTTTATTAAATGGTATTCACATTTGAGTTgcaaatgttaaaatgttaaacAGGGTAAAGAACtcaaacatcaatttaaaatgtgttagtcaaaaaaatttaataaaataaaattaaaagaattatatttccctcattttttgaattttggaaaagttagaaaaaaaacgaattccaattttaaatcaaatactaaaaatatttatagtattgtattatgttcaccaaaattaaaatttatgtataaagataaaagattataattttgtctctatatatataattatctttgatttagtttttatatattttaccatGACCTTGTGTTACTTTTACAGTATTGTAACGGCAACAAAGACAGGGAagaacattaaaagaaaattaaaactgtCTTTTGGTACACATTCTGTATTAAAATTCATTTGGTAtcaagacaaacatcttttaacgttttctttctccttctgTCACTACGGTACACATATGCTAGATATGttttcaaaatgagaaaaaaatgtcTACTCTGGAATGTTTTTGAGCAAGGCAGTACACCAGTGGACTCTACTTAGTCATTTATTGTTCTTTTGTCAGTTTTGGTCTTGATTTAAATTACTTACAATGTCAATATCAAATGCTAAGCTAatcaaattttactaaaaagGTAAGATTAGCTACACCAGTTCAATCATGAAATGTGTTTAATCTTActttttaactatattattcATAGAAGACTTTTTGCAGTATCAGTTTTTCTCTGTATTTCTCTTTAcaacattaattttcttttgaagtgTACAGACTTTAAACTTATTGTATAAATATAGTTTCTCTTTtgatttatgaaaaagaaaaagctatCTGCTCGAGTCTAAAGACAAAATAGAATATCGGCCGTTTGTATATGGTTCTGAAAAGTCGCTTCACATATCAAAGACACAATCATGCAGAAACATGGTTGTCTTTTTTCTTTGGTATAAAGAGTCATGCCACTAGCACTGCCACTGCTTTTCCATTTACATGACAAATAAAGCAAGTAAGAGATCAAACTCTCTTATCTCTGATTTAGTGTTTGTTTGTGTAAAATGCAGAACCATTTGAGCTGGCATAAAGATATCATAATGCTATGAAGGGTTCAAAATGATGGTATGATAAGGATGCAGAATTGTGCTCATGGGTGGTTTCATCTGACTCTGAGGGGACAAGGATCAGCCCGGAATCTATACATCTTGGTTCCACAAATGGAGCAAGACGTGGCTGCATGACTCTTCAGTCCTGATTAAGCTAAgacaaatatatgaatttaagaaAGTTGTACTTTACTTGCACCGCAATTAAAGGCCAACGTGAACATGTCAGACTGGTTCAAAGATAAAGCCAAGAGAATCCAATCGTCATCAAGGGTGTACTCTATCAAGATGCCAAGGCTAGCATTATGCAAATATCGGTTGCTGATATATTTACTGTAAAAATAGTGCAAAAATTCATCTTAGTATTCCATCAAGCTTGCACGTTCAATTCTAATTATGCAACCTTTCAgctgtttttctctttctagaaACATTCTTGAATGCACCTAAAATTCTTCTACCTATACTAATCACGTCGTGACATGTGACAACTGAATGCAATATAGCTGCTAAACTAATGATAATGGAATGTACTAGGAaatttgcaaaaagaaaaagaaaagaaaacccttttttttctgttcagTTTTCTAGAAACAAACAAGCACAGCACACTCGGCAATGCTGGTCCCCCCCCTCCAAATTACAGTCTGAAAGGGACTGTGTCCTTTCCTAATGCTGAAACCAAGGGATTTCGCTTTATCAGTTGCCAAAGTGAGGATAAGGCATATATGTACATAACTACGTATAATATAACGTCCACCGAGTTTTTTGTCTGTGAATTGAGAAGACACATCTATCTATGTAAAAATCTAATGGTTATCTATCTCACCTCACATCCTTGTCAGTCACGCAAGAGGGTGTTTTGATACACGTTCAGAGATCAGAAAATCGTGACAACGATGAGAGAAATGCAAAAGCTAAAACTTGTAGCCCTCACTTTGATGTGAAAAACCAAATCCGAGCTCCATTTCCAAACAAGATCAAAAATGATGCAAGTCTAATCTACACAAAACAGTAAGAATATCCAACATTTACAGATCACGTGCAGTCCAACTTCATTATACCAAAACAGATCATCAATCACGGGGTATGTACGACTTGTAATCAGTGCAGTGGGGACTAGGGACCAAGTCTAACCAACGTGGAATACTGAACACGAGATACAATATTTAGCAAAAGGCTTTATGcacttttaaaagattttgtaGGAGTAACTTTGACATCAGCCTCATTTATACAGAAGAATTTGGatatgattataaataattatacaattacAGAGATTTAAAAGTCAACATGATGGAGCTGCTACCAATTCTACATAACGGCAGCTCTCAAATAGTgatataaacataaaagaacTATCTGCATTTTCGTACAGAAAATGAGATGTTACACCTTTGAAGCTATACCcgccaaaaattaaaaaagaaagtgaaatgtTACTCGgaacttttattttcatgtctGTTGTGTGATCAACTTCATGGACCCATTAGTATTCTTCCCATGCTCTGTGGGCAAGGATACGAGGCATGGTTTAAAGCTGAACCATCACTCCTATTGTCTCTAGAACCATAGGGATTAGAGCTGTTATTTAGAACACCAAAGTATACTGGAGCTGAGCTAGTATGAACAAACTTGAAATTGGAATTACTTGTGTGAGTTTGAGTGTTCCCAAATTCAGAGTGCATTATTTTCCCTTGTGCGTTTGATCTATGTTCAGCAGCTGAGCTAATTCCCATCCCAAGGTCAAGGCTAATAGTATCACTTTCTTCCAACTTAATTCTTGTCTGTCCAGCTGCAGCTACTGCCATGTCATGGCTGCTATTCTTTGCAGCTGGTACATCATGATTGTGTTTACCCTCATATGTGGTTATCACTGCTTTTGGATCATGAGATGCCCTCTCCACATGTTTTCTGACAGGGCAACCCGCATTTGTGCATTTGTAATAACTCCTACATAAGCAGCATAGTAAGATACAAGTTTAACAAGAAATATGTAGTTGAGTAGCAGATTTTAGCACTGCAGTTAGTATGAATCATAAGGATGGATCATAAACAACAAGAATATCAAGGTCTACAAAGCACATATTTGATTTGACTTCCATGCTTTTAAAGCATTTCCTGAAGTAGCCACACAACACACTAATATAGCAGAGGAATCATGAGAAGTAACCTTTTGAGTCTTTAATAATGACATCCACATTGATGATTGTCTCCATGAAATAGAAAGGGTGGTACATACACTTCCAAGGACAActataacaacaaaattaattcaTGTATATGTAGCCCAACTTATAACTAATTGCTCACAACTGTCTATTGACTTCATCAAATGACAGCAAGTTTAGCTGTGACATTGGGAACAGATACACCAGTCACTCATTAAAACAAGCAACATAGTAATCCTAGTTTCCtcatgaacaaaataaaatacactgTCCACATGTACTTCAATCTTTATGACTGAGTATAAAGCCTGCAATGATATGAATATCTTCTTGTCCTTCCCCACCCCGCACCCTAAATTTTCTCACAACTTGGTAGggtatatacaaaaataatgtttGCTTCTTTCCTTTTGGATGGGACATCTACTCCTCAATACTTTCCTATAATTAATAGTCTACTGCCACTTTAATTCTCCACCGTGCTTCGTAGAAAAATTTTAGCAATCATGCTATTAATTTTCAGTTTGTGTCATACCCATGCAAGTAATTTAATCACTCTAGTTCCTCATTCTCAACAACTTTATActacaaaagagaaaaataaaaagcttctgaatgaatatttaaaacagatttcAAAGTCATCCAAGAGAAATTTCTCCACCTAATAATCTAGCAAGTTATTTTTCCAATGCTGTTCTTGAAACTGTAAAATATCATCTACCTCGCCCATAGAGCTCCATCAAAGTATCCCATACCAAAATGTTCTTGTTTACGGGATTCATTAGTCTAGCTTACTTTTAACAAGAGcctaataacaataataaactttcttccttcttttgcaactctgtgtgtgtgtgtgtgtcccTCGCATTTGCATGTCTGAATATAATCTAGTGAAAGATGCAGACTTTGTTTATGGACAAGGTAAGCTATAGCTGCAACAGGGGTCTTAATGCGAGAGACTAGCTAACAACAATCATGActaaaaaaagattgaaaagtGAATATTCAAGTTTCAAAAAACTATTATATCATGTTAATTCCTCACTTCAATTATTGTCTACACAGCAAGTACAAGATCAAATGCTTgacaatagtaaaaaaaatcatttgacAAATCACATACATTAAATTGAAGTTATTAATTTAACTTCTATTCTCAGTGAGGACATACCTTGGGTTAGGATTGCCTCTCACCACCTTTTGGCCATACTTACGCCAGCGATACCCATCATCCAATATATCAACCTCACTCAAAGTTTGTACAACAACCCGTGGTTCTCGGATAGGCTTAACTACAGGAGTGATGTCAACATTTCCAAGTTCCATTTTTCTActcaacaaaaaagaaaaaaaactcagCAGCAGCAAGTGGGCACACATGCTGAAGAAATTCAGAGCTTCAACCAAATTGTCATACCTTCGCTTTGAGAAgggatcatcatcatcattgtcaTCACTAATCCTGTTTGACACAAACCCAACACCCTCTAAACCATCATCGTTTGTTGCTATGGTTGATGGCTCAGAAGCACTGTTGAGCTCAGCAGCATGGGACAACTGACCATACATGGAGGATGCTTTGTctacaagaaaaaattagaagaaaaagaaattcagcTTATTTCTCTGCAATAAGTTATAATAACATGGAAGCTATGATAAGCATCTGGCTGGTATTACCATCTAGGCCAGCCAAAGAAGAATCCTTATCGGATCTCTCTACTTGAATAGACATAATAGTACCAGTAGAGTATCGGCAGCTTGGTTGAGGTTTAGGATGATCATGTGTTCCCTTGTAAATTATCTCTGCGATTTGACCATCATGAGAGCGTTCAAACAGTTTTTTCACTTCACAGTTAGGATGTGTACATTTGTAATAACTGCGTGGAAATTCACTTCCTTTAACAAGTTTTTGCCCGTATTTTCGCCAATTGTATCCATCATCAGATGTTTTCTCAGCTGCAACTGAAATTCCATTGCCTCTAACCTCAACATGTGATTCTTGAAGCCCAGTAGCTGTGTTGCTTTTGTGGTTAACGTCAtccaaatcaacatcaacaGGAGCACTAGGACTAGAACTAACCATTTGTACAGGTGATGATAGACTTAATTCGTTAGCAGGAACTGCTATCTCACTTTCAACTAATGGTGAGGAAACAAATGA contains these protein-coding regions:
- the LOC106765100 gene encoding scarecrow-like protein 21; this encodes MQMSQKHNMSYEAVQNLGSCCFLQSENLDYYSSSDNSSHATYPSVRTLEQYCTLESSTKNSFPSLNSPTTVSFSPNHSPLSKLQPKSYVLSSHSSLEITNDSIENESCLTHNDNELRHKIRELESAMLGHDADILDMYDTVIPEESDSFLLEAERWKKMMEMISRGDLREMLCACAIAVAGNDMETTEWLMSELRKMVSVSGNPIQRLGAYMLEALVARLASSGSTIYKALKCKEPTGRELLSHMHLLYEICPYLKFGYMSANGAIAEVMKGETEVHIIDFQINQGIQWVSLIQALAGRHGGPPRIRITGFDDSTSAYAREGGLEIVGERLSALAQSYNVPFEFHALEVAPTEVEIKDLELRPGEAIGVNFAMMLHHLPDESVDGKNHRGRLLRLAKCLSPKIVTLVEQESHTSNLPFFPRFVETMNYYLAIFESIDVALPRENKERINVEQHCLAREVVNLVACEGAERVERHELLKNWRSRFTMAGFSPYPLNSFITSSIKNLQQSYQGHYTLEERDGALCLGWMNQALITSCAWR
- the LOC106764955 gene encoding probable WRKY transcription factor 20 isoform X2, with the translated sequence MDASAATTSAEPRPSSELCLNGASEDPNRGGPGQNSTARYKLIAPAKLPISRSPCITIPPGLSPTSFLESPVLLSNMKVESSPTTGSLRKLQQTVHGSKASATFAVTTACFNTNTVEDRKSSFFEFKPLNRLNMVPADFNNHVIKQSTQAEGLGKAQSFVSSPLVESEIAVPANELSLSSPVQMVSSSPSAPVDVDLDDVNHKSNTATGLQESHVEVRGNGISVAAEKTSDDGYNWRKYGQKLVKGSEFPRSYYKCTHPNCEVKKLFERSHDGQIAEIIYKGTHDHPKPQPSCRYSTDKASSMYGQLSHAAELNSASEPSTIATNDDGLEGVGFVSNRISDDNDDDDPFSKRRKMELGNVDITPVVKPIREPRVVVQTLSEVDILDDGYRWRKYGQKVVRGNPNPRSYYKCTNAGCPVRKHVERASHDPKAVITTYEGKHNHDVPAAKNSSHDMAVAAAGQTRIKLEESDTISLDLGMGISSAAEHRSNAQGKIMHSEFGNTQTHTSNSNFKFVHTSSAPVYFGVLNNSSNPYGSRDNRSDGSALNHASYPCPQSMGRILMGP
- the LOC106765101 gene encoding uncharacterized protein LOC106765101, translated to MQALWISLKDNVKCGNKINDVIKQQTKCSKGSGCVSEWEKTNGYNRSLMLTPTSQVVSRPSNTLGRLHELGVGDPSRKIVEMIFQKAWLNTSKPLKKVRTVLRVSYSEEVLERFEKYRENVKKVASEQYPRHPRSTVDGNELLRFYGTTVRCFHGKSTKRVHDLCKDPSCYLCQIIQFNFKTQYAHLNTSDKELSNGATATARVHSVKKAAIICRIIAGIPENEVDGEYEGPGSTGLGEMQFSLEKFVVKNPSSILPCFVIIFS
- the LOC106764955 gene encoding probable WRKY transcription factor 20 isoform X1, which produces MDASAATTSAEPRPSSELCLNGASEDPNRGGPGQNSTARYKLIAPAKLPISRSPCITIPPGLSPTSFLESPVLLSNMKVESSPTTGSLRKLQQTVHGSKASATFAVTTACFNTNTVEDRKSSFFEFKPLNRLNMVPADFNNHVIKQSTQAEGLGKAQSFVSSPLVESEIAVPANELSLSSPVQMVSSSPSAPVDVDLDDVNHKSNTATGLQESHVEVRGNGISVAAEKTSDDGYNWRKYGQKLVKGSEFPRSYYKCTHPNCEVKKLFERSHDGQIAEIIYKGTHDHPKPQPSCRYSTGTIMSIQVERSDKDSSLAGLDDKASSMYGQLSHAAELNSASEPSTIATNDDGLEGVGFVSNRISDDNDDDDPFSKRRKMELGNVDITPVVKPIREPRVVVQTLSEVDILDDGYRWRKYGQKVVRGNPNPRSYYKCTNAGCPVRKHVERASHDPKAVITTYEGKHNHDVPAAKNSSHDMAVAAAGQTRIKLEESDTISLDLGMGISSAAEHRSNAQGKIMHSEFGNTQTHTSNSNFKFVHTSSAPVYFGVLNNSSNPYGSRDNRSDGSALNHASYPCPQSMGRILMGP
- the LOC106764955 gene encoding probable WRKY transcription factor 20 isoform X3, encoding MQYQQQEKVESSPTTGSLRKLQQTVHGSKASATFAVTTACFNTNTVEDRKSSFFEFKPLNRLNMVPADFNNHVIKQSTQAEGLGKAQSFVSSPLVESEIAVPANELSLSSPVQMVSSSPSAPVDVDLDDVNHKSNTATGLQESHVEVRGNGISVAAEKTSDDGYNWRKYGQKLVKGSEFPRSYYKCTHPNCEVKKLFERSHDGQIAEIIYKGTHDHPKPQPSCRYSTGTIMSIQVERSDKDSSLAGLDDKASSMYGQLSHAAELNSASEPSTIATNDDGLEGVGFVSNRISDDNDDDDPFSKRRKMELGNVDITPVVKPIREPRVVVQTLSEVDILDDGYRWRKYGQKVVRGNPNPRSYYKCTNAGCPVRKHVERASHDPKAVITTYEGKHNHDVPAAKNSSHDMAVAAAGQTRIKLEESDTISLDLGMGISSAAEHRSNAQGKIMHSEFGNTQTHTSNSNFKFVHTSSAPVYFGVLNNSSNPYGSRDNRSDGSALNHASYPCPQSMGRILMGP